A part of Planctomycetota bacterium genomic DNA contains:
- a CDS encoding Trm112 family protein gives MTKSEPPVAPAGLDRRAGLDPRVVAILRCPRTGQALREERSGERHELVTVDGTLRYPVVNGMPVLSGVADQSASPPAGPPGPDAVSSPG, from the coding sequence TTGACGAAGAGTGAACCGCCCGTCGCGCCCGCCGGGCTCGACCGCCGCGCCGGACTCGATCCGCGCGTTGTTGCGATCCTGCGCTGCCCCCGCACCGGGCAGGCGCTGCGCGAAGAACGTTCGGGCGAGCGCCACGAACTCGTGACGGTCGACGGCACGCTGCGGTACCCGGTCGTGAACGGGATGCCGGTGCTGAGCGGCGTCGCCGACCAGTCCGCGTCACCGCCCGCAGGCCCGCCCGGTCCCGACGCCGTCTCGTCACCGGGCTAG
- a CDS encoding M14 family zinc carboxypeptidase — MRIAVLSVILTAGVCTAAWAQHAPPAGPYHGHQLVRVEVGSPEMRDRVLDLATTAWNCRVGTGLIDVQVTPEQLGAIRALGLEPQVVIPDVQALLDQEQREIAEARLQRDASWFGVFRTLTEVHARLDLWATQYPTLAETFVAGQTLQGRNIKGIRITAPDQPGNPRISRPAVLFNSCQHAREWATPMTTMWIGDRLLESYGTDARLSALVNQCEIIIIPVVNCDGYEFSWQPNNRLWRKNRRDNGDGTFGVDPNRNWGYQWGGEGASTNPGNDTYRGTGPFSEPETQVMRDFITANTRLRAHIDFHSFSQLILAPWGYTSELPPDRPIFAFLEEDMREGIFGVHGRVYDAGPAYTTIYPASGVAPDWSFGARGLLAYTIEVRDQGTYGFVMPVSEIIPNAEENFEAAIRLAESTLLPLYVVPVGEYPSVLTTSAPELVRLAVRAAKENPATPLLWTRVNGGAWTSQPMGSEVGSTFTGALPALGCGNVVEYYFEAPTTTGTSVTYPAGGATLLARGVDLDVTFADDMETDRGWTVGAPGDTATLGIWNRCDPEATAAQPGNDATFDPGVLAWITDCRAGTGVGSFDVDGGTTTLTSPRFGAVPASGRRVAGVRLSYARWHSNNAGANPNQDTSPILLSNDDGATWVQLEGAQDNAGVWQRKAWRLEEFLPPTDRMRLRFVASDLGAGSIVECGLDDVRVEVLSCPIDLDYNADGNADQDDIACLAQTVAGEGSCTVLDPDFNGDGNVDQDDVQALAIAIGGG; from the coding sequence ATGCGCATTGCGGTTCTGAGCGTCATTCTGACGGCGGGTGTTTGCACGGCGGCGTGGGCCCAGCACGCCCCGCCCGCGGGCCCCTACCACGGGCACCAACTCGTCCGCGTTGAGGTGGGCTCGCCCGAGATGCGCGACCGGGTGCTGGACCTGGCGACGACGGCGTGGAACTGCCGCGTCGGCACGGGCCTGATCGACGTGCAGGTCACGCCCGAGCAGTTGGGCGCGATCCGGGCCCTTGGGCTCGAGCCCCAGGTGGTGATCCCCGACGTGCAGGCGCTGCTGGACCAGGAACAGCGGGAGATCGCCGAGGCGCGCCTGCAGCGCGACGCGTCGTGGTTCGGCGTGTTCCGCACGCTGACGGAGGTGCACGCGCGCCTGGACTTGTGGGCGACGCAGTACCCGACGCTGGCCGAGACGTTCGTCGCGGGGCAGACGCTGCAAGGGCGGAACATCAAGGGCATCCGCATCACCGCGCCCGACCAGCCCGGCAACCCGCGGATCTCGCGCCCGGCGGTGCTCTTCAACTCCTGCCAGCACGCGCGCGAATGGGCGACGCCCATGACCACCATGTGGATCGGCGATCGCCTTCTCGAGTCGTACGGCACGGACGCGCGGCTCAGCGCGCTCGTCAACCAGTGCGAGATCATCATCATCCCGGTCGTGAACTGCGACGGGTACGAGTTCTCGTGGCAGCCCAACAACCGCCTGTGGCGGAAGAACCGGCGCGACAACGGCGACGGGACGTTCGGCGTCGATCCCAACCGCAACTGGGGCTATCAGTGGGGGGGCGAGGGCGCGAGCACCAACCCCGGGAACGACACGTACCGCGGCACCGGGCCGTTCTCGGAGCCCGAGACGCAGGTGATGCGCGACTTCATCACGGCGAACACGCGCCTGCGCGCCCACATCGACTTCCACAGCTTCTCGCAGCTCATCCTGGCGCCCTGGGGGTACACGAGCGAACTGCCGCCGGACAGGCCGATCTTCGCGTTCCTCGAGGAAGACATGCGCGAGGGGATCTTCGGCGTGCACGGGCGGGTGTACGACGCGGGCCCGGCGTACACGACGATCTACCCGGCGTCCGGCGTCGCCCCGGACTGGTCGTTCGGCGCGCGCGGGCTGCTGGCGTACACGATCGAGGTGCGCGACCAGGGGACATACGGCTTCGTGATGCCGGTGTCGGAGATCATCCCCAACGCGGAGGAGAACTTCGAGGCCGCGATCCGGCTGGCCGAGTCGACGCTGCTCCCGCTGTACGTCGTGCCGGTGGGCGAGTACCCCAGCGTGCTGACGACGTCGGCGCCCGAACTGGTGCGCCTGGCGGTGCGGGCGGCGAAGGAGAACCCCGCGACGCCTCTGCTGTGGACACGCGTGAACGGCGGGGCCTGGACCAGCCAGCCGATGGGTTCGGAGGTCGGCAGCACGTTCACGGGCGCGCTGCCCGCGCTGGGGTGCGGGAACGTGGTGGAGTACTACTTCGAAGCGCCCACGACCACGGGAACGTCGGTGACGTACCCCGCCGGCGGCGCCACGCTGCTCGCCCGGGGCGTTGATCTCGACGTGACGTTCGCGGACGACATGGAGACGGACCGGGGCTGGACGGTGGGGGCCCCGGGCGATACGGCGACGCTGGGGATCTGGAACCGCTGCGATCCGGAGGCGACGGCGGCGCAACCCGGTAACGACGCGACCTTCGACCCGGGCGTGCTGGCCTGGATCACCGACTGCCGCGCTGGGACGGGCGTGGGCTCGTTCGATGTCGACGGCGGGACGACCACGCTGACGAGCCCGCGCTTCGGCGCGGTACCGGCGAGCGGGCGCCGGGTCGCCGGGGTGCGTCTGTCGTACGCGCGGTGGCACTCGAACAACGCCGGGGCGAACCCGAACCAGGACACGTCGCCCATCCTCCTGTCGAACGACGACGGCGCCACGTGGGTGCAGCTCGAGGGCGCGCAGGACAACGCGGGCGTGTGGCAGCGCAAGGCCTGGCGGCTGGAGGAGTTCCTCCCGCCCACCGACCGGATGCGCCTGCGGTTTGTCGCGAGCGACCTGGGCGCCGGGTCGATCGTCGAGTGCGGGCTGGACGACGTCCGCGTCGAGGTGCTCTCGTGCCCGATCGACCTGGATTACAACGCGGACGGCAACGCGGACCAGGACGACATCGCGTGCCTGGCGCAGACGGTGGCGGGCGAGGGGTCGTGCACGGTGCTGGACCCGGACTTCAACGGGGACGGGAACGTCGACCAGGACGACGTCCAGGCGCTGGCGATCGCCATCGGGGGCGGCTGA
- the ggt gene encoding gamma-glutamyltransferase, with the protein MTALTRALSSLAAACALAGLGGAGASAQVSPLGPGAGVYEKACVAADHALASAAGADILRAGGNAVDAAVATSFALSVVRPYSCGIGGGGFMVIRLKDHPRVGPVTVAIDYREAGPRAVRADSFENDPDPDASTHGGKAVCVPGTVAGLLHALERYGTLDREAVLAPAIRLAEEGFTADAHYVENAREDALVLPWFRKDPARAARFAFVWERYLLKGEVQVGDRIHVPEQGEALRRIARDGRAGFYEGPVASAMVACVQKDNGFLTLEDLASYRVREFEPLRTRFRGLEVLGMPPPSSGGIVLAQVLGMLEHRRADLDALVAADGHNSAAYIHLIAESSKHAFADRARWVADPDFARVPLAGLLAPSYLRARADAFDPARTLPHESYGSATPPPDDAGTSHFCVIDEHGNAVACTETVNLIFGSMLVAEPFGVLLNCEMDDFQTRTGALNAFQLAHAEGNRPAPGKRPLSSMTPTLAFDAAPDGSLGDLRFAGGGAGGPRIISGTLQAALNAIVWDMNAHDALRAPRFHHQWTPDRLDLEPALHRSPAAAGLGELGHSLGTRKAIGNVQIVKRSPRGWEAASDPRKGGAPDGY; encoded by the coding sequence ATGACCGCTTTGACCAGAGCATTGTCGAGCCTGGCGGCCGCGTGCGCCCTGGCCGGACTCGGCGGTGCGGGCGCATCCGCCCAGGTCTCGCCCCTCGGTCCGGGAGCCGGCGTGTACGAAAAAGCCTGTGTCGCCGCCGATCACGCCCTGGCCAGCGCCGCCGGGGCCGACATCCTCCGCGCGGGCGGCAACGCCGTCGACGCCGCCGTCGCCACCTCGTTCGCGCTCTCCGTCGTCCGCCCCTATTCCTGCGGCATCGGCGGGGGCGGGTTCATGGTGATCCGCCTCAAAGACCACCCGCGCGTCGGCCCGGTCACCGTCGCCATCGACTACCGCGAGGCCGGCCCGCGCGCGGTCCGCGCCGACTCCTTCGAGAACGACCCCGACCCCGACGCCAGCACCCACGGCGGGAAAGCCGTCTGCGTCCCGGGCACCGTCGCCGGCCTGCTGCACGCCCTGGAGCGCTACGGCACGCTGGACCGCGAGGCCGTCCTCGCGCCGGCCATCCGCCTCGCCGAGGAGGGATTCACCGCCGACGCGCACTACGTCGAGAACGCGCGCGAGGATGCGCTCGTGCTGCCCTGGTTCCGCAAGGACCCGGCCCGGGCCGCCCGGTTTGCGTTCGTCTGGGAGCGCTACCTGCTGAAGGGCGAGGTGCAGGTCGGCGACCGCATCCACGTTCCCGAGCAGGGCGAGGCGCTGCGGCGGATCGCGCGCGACGGACGCGCCGGGTTCTACGAGGGGCCCGTCGCGAGCGCGATGGTCGCGTGCGTGCAGAAGGACAACGGGTTCCTCACGCTCGAAGACCTCGCGTCGTACCGCGTGCGCGAGTTCGAGCCCCTGCGCACCCGCTTCCGCGGGCTCGAGGTGCTCGGCATGCCGCCCCCCAGCAGCGGCGGGATCGTGCTGGCGCAGGTCCTGGGAATGCTCGAACACCGGCGCGCCGACCTCGACGCGCTCGTCGCGGCCGACGGGCACAACAGCGCCGCGTACATCCATCTCATCGCCGAGTCCTCCAAGCACGCCTTCGCCGACCGCGCCCGCTGGGTCGCCGACCCGGACTTCGCCCGCGTCCCGCTCGCCGGGCTGCTCGCGCCGTCGTACCTGCGCGCCCGTGCCGACGCCTTCGACCCCGCGCGCACGCTCCCGCACGAGTCCTACGGCAGCGCGACGCCCCCGCCCGACGACGCCGGCACCAGCCACTTCTGCGTCATCGACGAGCACGGCAACGCCGTCGCGTGCACCGAGACGGTCAACCTCATCTTCGGGTCGATGCTCGTCGCCGAGCCCTTCGGCGTGCTGCTCAACTGCGAGATGGACGACTTCCAGACCCGCACGGGCGCGCTCAACGCCTTCCAGCTCGCGCACGCCGAGGGCAACCGCCCGGCGCCGGGCAAGCGCCCGCTCTCCAGCATGACGCCGACGCTCGCCTTCGACGCCGCCCCGGACGGGTCGCTCGGCGATCTGCGGTTCGCCGGAGGCGGCGCGGGGGGCCCGCGCATCATCTCCGGCACGCTGCAGGCGGCCCTCAACGCCATCGTCTGGGACATGAACGCCCACGACGCGCTCCGCGCCCCGCGATTCCACCATCAATGGACGCCCGACCGGCTCGACCTGGAGCCCGCGCTCCACAGATCACCCGCCGCCGCCGGCCTCGGCGAACTCGGGCATTCGTTGGGCACGCGCAAGGCGATCGGCAACGTGCAGATCGTGAAGCGAAGCCCGCGGGGGTGGGAGGCCGCCAGCGACCCGCGCAAGGGCGGCGCGCCCGACGGGTACTAG
- a CDS encoding HlyD family efflux transporter periplasmic adaptor subunit, protein MALTDLSNLKAPGWQRVVSELTSPAADDRVFLLRLLGVLGQVSGARQGVLFTVGGQRENAPEFEPRPTLVWPLAGDAVDAQGRVSRSLDAMFDAGAFDERQLESAAEVKAAARSAGTTRQPAVFALEGDTLMYDASGQRGSVIAAPVMAGLPAEASGLPLLGVITLLIDSRSRQALQTTLAMVEVLTGYSFLHAASQALRRARASGASLDLAARLIASINSTNDFKGCCLQLVNDLSRQLSVDRVAVGWVHEAGSAREGSSPRRETRCVALSDTENLDRRMAMVRKIEHAMDECLDQEQPVLFPAPEASGDAVLSQAVTHAHRELAAEDARLKVASMPLRVVDAEGERIVGVLLVEAGGEGKIDTATVELLQATLDLVAPVLAVRRSDDRILAARAWASAKRAAGWAVGPTHTVWKVAGVLVMAAVLFMTFYTTTYRVGAPMQLQPRERRTLSMPFDGTIARVAEGMEPGRDVRAGEVLVELDTREMILSRLEAEAQVVQFEKQEAEALKRSELSEASQARAKAEQARARRDLMTYQIERSRVISPIDGTIIAGDLRRKIGASARVGDGLLEVADTRDMVVVAEVDDRDIAMIGVGGTGQVSPKSDPSLAMDFTVEAVVPLARAKEGENVFEVRGKVQQGALPAWALPGMEGQARFDTEEHSLAWIASRRVIDTLRVWLWW, encoded by the coding sequence ATGGCACTGACGGACCTGTCGAATCTCAAGGCGCCCGGGTGGCAGCGGGTGGTGTCGGAGCTGACGTCTCCCGCGGCCGACGACCGCGTGTTCCTGCTGCGCCTGCTGGGCGTGCTGGGGCAGGTGTCGGGGGCGCGCCAGGGCGTGCTGTTCACCGTGGGCGGGCAACGCGAGAACGCGCCCGAGTTCGAACCCCGCCCGACGCTCGTCTGGCCCCTCGCCGGCGACGCGGTCGACGCGCAGGGGCGGGTGTCGCGCTCGCTGGACGCGATGTTCGACGCCGGCGCGTTCGACGAGCGCCAGTTGGAGTCCGCGGCGGAGGTGAAGGCGGCGGCGCGCAGCGCGGGCACGACGCGCCAGCCGGCGGTGTTCGCCCTCGAGGGCGACACGCTGATGTACGACGCGTCCGGGCAGCGCGGGAGCGTGATCGCGGCGCCCGTGATGGCGGGCCTGCCCGCCGAGGCCTCGGGCCTGCCCCTGCTGGGCGTCATCACGCTGCTGATCGACTCGCGCTCGCGCCAGGCGCTGCAGACCACGCTGGCGATGGTGGAGGTGCTGACCGGGTATTCGTTCCTGCACGCGGCGAGCCAGGCGCTCCGCCGTGCGCGGGCGTCGGGCGCGTCGCTGGACCTGGCGGCCCGGCTGATCGCGTCGATCAACTCGACCAACGACTTCAAGGGGTGCTGCCTGCAGTTGGTGAACGACCTGAGCCGCCAGTTGTCGGTCGACCGCGTGGCGGTGGGGTGGGTGCACGAGGCGGGGTCGGCGCGCGAGGGGAGTTCGCCCCGGCGCGAGACGCGGTGCGTCGCGCTCTCGGACACCGAGAACCTGGACCGTCGCATGGCGATGGTCCGCAAGATCGAGCACGCGATGGACGAGTGCCTGGACCAGGAGCAGCCGGTGCTGTTCCCGGCGCCCGAGGCCTCGGGAGACGCGGTGCTGTCGCAGGCGGTGACGCACGCGCACCGGGAACTTGCGGCGGAGGACGCGCGCCTGAAGGTCGCGAGCATGCCCCTGCGCGTGGTGGACGCCGAGGGCGAGCGGATCGTCGGCGTGCTGCTCGTCGAGGCGGGGGGCGAGGGCAAGATCGACACGGCGACGGTGGAACTGCTGCAGGCGACGCTCGACCTGGTGGCGCCGGTGCTGGCGGTGCGCCGGAGCGACGACCGCATCCTGGCGGCCCGGGCGTGGGCGTCGGCGAAGCGTGCGGCGGGGTGGGCGGTGGGCCCGACGCACACGGTGTGGAAGGTCGCGGGCGTGCTGGTGATGGCCGCGGTGCTGTTCATGACGTTCTACACGACGACGTACCGGGTGGGCGCGCCGATGCAGTTGCAGCCGCGCGAGCGTCGGACGCTGTCGATGCCGTTCGACGGGACGATCGCGCGGGTGGCGGAGGGGATGGAGCCGGGGCGCGACGTGCGTGCGGGCGAGGTGCTGGTGGAGCTGGACACGCGGGAGATGATCCTGTCGCGTCTGGAGGCCGAGGCGCAGGTGGTGCAGTTCGAGAAGCAGGAGGCGGAGGCGCTGAAGCGCTCGGAGCTGAGCGAGGCATCGCAGGCGCGGGCGAAGGCGGAGCAGGCGCGGGCGCGCCGGGATCTGATGACGTACCAGATAGAGCGCAGCCGCGTGATCTCGCCGATCGACGGGACGATCATCGCGGGGGACCTGCGTCGGAAGATCGGGGCGTCGGCACGGGTGGGCGATGGGCTGCTGGAGGTGGCGGACACGCGCGACATGGTGGTGGTGGCGGAGGTCGACGATCGCGACATCGCGATGATCGGGGTGGGGGGCACGGGGCAGGTGAGCCCGAAGTCGGACCCCTCGCTGGCGATGGACTTCACGGTGGAGGCGGTCGTGCCGCTGGCGCGGGCGAAGGAAGGCGAGAACGTCTTCGAGGTGCGGGGCAAGGTGCAGCAGGGCGCGCTGCCGGCGTGGGCGCTGCCGGGCATGGAAGGCCAGGCGCGGTTCGACACCGAGGAACACTCGCTGGCGTGGATCGCGTCGCGCCGGGTGATCGACACGCTGCGCGTGTGGCTGTGGTGGTGA
- a CDS encoding efflux RND transporter periplasmic adaptor subunit yields the protein MAPQPLEGPTRVDSQAAEKFGVLCHVRPRLDVTMSLQLPTTVKEVLVQGGQEVVAGQLLLRGDDTEELAILNLQKVRAEKDIPVQRAKAAMDLAEVEYKHLLEIRDKGGSGPQEVERARLTFETARLDYLNAQLQQTQEVLQVDRFQARVDRFRITAPFDGIVDRVLADAGQSVRETDPLVRLVRIDSLVMDVGADIGDARTWRVQVGDPAWVLVEVAGSAQLRTGKVTEVAPTSDLGSRTRRVRVEIANPKGAGRLLSGGPAWVRFEEPDAALLGSLRVQAAAASR from the coding sequence GTGGCCCCGCAGCCCCTGGAAGGCCCCACGCGGGTGGATTCGCAGGCCGCGGAGAAGTTCGGCGTGCTCTGCCACGTCCGCCCGCGGCTGGACGTGACCATGAGCCTGCAGTTGCCGACGACCGTGAAGGAAGTGCTCGTGCAGGGGGGGCAGGAGGTCGTCGCGGGGCAGTTGCTGCTTCGGGGCGACGACACCGAGGAACTCGCGATCCTCAACCTGCAGAAAGTGCGGGCGGAGAAGGACATTCCCGTCCAGCGGGCCAAGGCCGCGATGGACCTCGCGGAGGTGGAGTACAAGCACCTGCTGGAGATTCGGGACAAGGGCGGATCGGGCCCGCAAGAGGTGGAGCGGGCGCGCCTGACGTTCGAGACGGCCCGGCTGGACTACCTGAACGCCCAGTTGCAGCAGACGCAGGAGGTGCTGCAGGTCGATCGGTTCCAGGCGCGCGTGGACCGCTTCCGGATCACCGCGCCGTTCGACGGGATCGTGGACCGCGTGCTGGCCGACGCCGGACAGAGCGTGCGCGAGACCGACCCGCTGGTGCGCCTGGTGCGCATCGACTCGCTGGTGATGGACGTGGGGGCCGACATCGGCGATGCGCGGACGTGGCGGGTGCAGGTGGGCGACCCGGCGTGGGTGCTGGTCGAGGTGGCCGGGTCCGCGCAGTTGCGGACGGGGAAGGTGACGGAGGTCGCGCCGACGTCGGACCTGGGCAGCCGCACGAGGCGGGTGCGTGTGGAGATCGCGAACCCGAAGGGCGCGGGGCGCTTGCTGTCGGGCGGGCCGGCGTGGGTGCGGTTCGAGGAACCCGACGCGGCGTTGCTCGGATCGCTGCGGGTGCAGGCCGCGGCGGCGAGCCGGTGA
- a CDS encoding ABC transporter ATP-binding protein has protein sequence MIPRRSSSRERFSEYQRTRKADAAWAKRPTSDKGPRADRSKRSRSFVELFGRFWELTRGHRRYVALALGTLTLVTAMGLVAPASTKVAIDYILTDEPGPAGIPAWAREVFALPDSREGLLWRLGMVLVLIALLGVSIGTVGRWQITRVTKRVQAHLRRTTFLHAVRLPLHRLQHYKTGGVASLLREDAGLAGELLFSMIYNPWRAVVQLVGTLGILAWVDWRMLAGGAMLIPAVWVTHRTWIGRIRPLHRDAKQVRQGIDASTTEVFGGIRVVRGFARERAEAVRFTGAQHYMTRIEIVTWWWSRVLEIAWAVLIPLASAFVLVYGGSQVVRGELTIGDVMMFSTYLLMLLGPLETLTSTASTIQSNLAALDRVLDLLGEEEEFASMPGDVVVSRATAEGRVELRNVWFTYPRAPAPRKRAEGEPAAQETPPEPVVRGVSLDVKPGEVIAFVGPSGSGKTTLCNLIARFYDPTGGEVLFDGVDLRRLDVGSYRALLGIVEQEVLLFDGTVAENIAYGRRDATGDMIVDAAKAANAHAFISDLEKGYATVIGERGVRLSGGQKQRLAIARALLADPLLLILDEATSNLDTESEVLIQRSLATLMKGRTCFVIAHRLSTIRYASRIAVVEKGAITELGPHEDLLARGGRYAELLRAQTEPPALRGV, from the coding sequence ATGATCCCACGCCGATCGTCCAGCCGCGAACGGTTCTCGGAGTACCAGCGCACCCGCAAGGCGGACGCGGCGTGGGCGAAGCGCCCCACCTCGGACAAAGGTCCGCGCGCGGACAGGTCGAAGCGGTCGCGCTCGTTCGTCGAGCTCTTCGGGCGGTTCTGGGAGCTGACGCGCGGGCACCGCCGGTACGTGGCGCTGGCGCTGGGCACGCTCACGCTCGTGACGGCGATGGGCCTGGTCGCGCCGGCGTCGACGAAGGTCGCGATCGACTACATCCTGACCGACGAGCCGGGCCCGGCGGGCATCCCCGCGTGGGCGCGGGAGGTGTTCGCGCTGCCGGATTCGCGCGAGGGGCTGCTGTGGCGGCTCGGGATGGTCCTGGTGCTCATCGCGCTGCTGGGGGTCTCGATCGGCACGGTGGGGCGGTGGCAGATCACGCGGGTGACGAAGCGCGTGCAGGCGCACCTGCGCCGGACGACTTTCCTGCACGCCGTGCGCCTGCCGCTGCACCGCCTGCAGCACTACAAGACCGGCGGGGTGGCGAGCCTGCTGCGCGAGGACGCGGGGCTGGCGGGCGAGCTGCTGTTCTCGATGATCTACAACCCGTGGCGGGCGGTGGTGCAGCTCGTGGGCACGCTGGGGATCCTCGCCTGGGTGGATTGGCGGATGCTGGCGGGCGGGGCGATGCTGATCCCGGCGGTGTGGGTGACGCACCGGACATGGATCGGGCGGATCCGCCCGCTGCACCGCGACGCCAAGCAGGTGCGCCAGGGGATCGACGCCTCGACGACCGAGGTGTTCGGGGGCATCCGGGTGGTGCGCGGGTTCGCACGCGAGCGTGCCGAGGCCGTGCGATTCACCGGCGCGCAGCACTACATGACGCGCATCGAGATCGTGACGTGGTGGTGGTCGCGCGTGCTCGAGATCGCCTGGGCCGTGCTCATCCCGCTCGCCTCGGCGTTCGTGCTGGTCTACGGCGGGTCGCAGGTGGTCCGCGGCGAGCTCACCATCGGCGACGTCATGATGTTCTCGACCTACCTCCTCATGCTCCTGGGCCCGCTCGAGACCCTGACGTCCACCGCGTCCACCATCCAGAGCAACCTGGCGGCACTCGACCGCGTGCTCGACCTCCTGGGCGAGGAAGAGGAGTTCGCGTCCATGCCCGGCGACGTCGTGGTCTCGCGCGCCACCGCCGAGGGACGCGTCGAGCTGCGCAACGTCTGGTTCACCTACCCCCGCGCGCCCGCGCCCAGGAAACGCGCCGAGGGCGAACCCGCGGCACAGGAGACGCCCCCCGAGCCGGTCGTGCGGGGCGTCTCGCTGGACGTGAAGCCCGGCGAGGTCATCGCGTTCGTCGGCCCGTCCGGCTCGGGCAAGACCACGCTGTGCAACCTCATCGCGCGCTTCTACGACCCGACGGGCGGGGAGGTGCTCTTCGACGGGGTCGACCTGCGGCGGCTCGACGTCGGCTCGTACCGCGCGCTGCTGGGCATCGTCGAGCAGGAGGTGCTGCTCTTCGACGGCACGGTCGCCGAGAACATCGCGTACGGACGCCGGGACGCGACGGGGGACATGATCGTCGACGCGGCCAAGGCCGCCAACGCGCACGCGTTCATCTCCGACCTCGAGAAGGGCTACGCGACGGTGATCGGAGAGCGTGGGGTGCGCCTGTCGGGCGGGCAGAAGCAGCGTCTGGCGATCGCGCGGGCGCTGCTCGCCGATCCGCTGCTGCTGATCCTGGACGAAGCGACGAGCAACCTCGACACGGAGAGCGAGGTGCTGATCCAGCGGTCGCTCGCGACGCTCATGAAGGGCCGGACGTGCTTCGTGATCGCGCACCGGCTGAGCACGATCCGGTACGCCTCGCGGATCGCGGTCGTCGAGAAGGGGGCGATCACCGAGCTGGGCCCGCACGAGGACCTGCTCGCCCGGGGCGGGCGGTACGCGGAGTTGCTGCGGGCGCAGACCGAGCCGCCCGCGCTGCGCGGCGTGTAG
- a CDS encoding HPr family phosphocarrier protein — protein sequence MGNGASITVKIVNRLGLHARPAMTFVDVASTFQCAIRVCKGDTDVDGKSIMQMMMLAASQGSELRITAEGADADAALVALKRLVESGFDEE from the coding sequence GTGGGGAACGGGGCGTCCATCACGGTGAAGATCGTCAATCGGCTGGGGCTGCACGCGCGCCCCGCGATGACGTTCGTGGACGTGGCGTCGACGTTCCAGTGCGCGATCCGGGTGTGCAAGGGCGACACCGACGTCGACGGCAAGTCGATCATGCAGATGATGATGCTCGCGGCGAGCCAGGGCAGCGAACTGCGAATCACCGCCGAGGGCGCGGACGCCGACGCCGCCCTCGTCGCGCTCAAGCGTCTCGTGGAGAGCGGGTTTGACGAAGAGTGA
- a CDS encoding DegT/DnrJ/EryC1/StrS family aminotransferase: protein MSTALAPADIEACLAVLKSGMLRASTKCAELEDRWASMTDAKYAMTCANGTCALQLAYEPLVRPGDEVLVPAWSYIATVSMVVARGGVPVFVDADPDTFQIDVKDAAAKITKRTTAIAATHLYGCPVDIDGVQALAEKHNLMVVYDAAQAHLATYKGRGLGAFGDVVTYSMYATKNLATGEGGIVTCNDEGLAREIRLLRSHGETEKYLHESVGYNYRLNDMAGAIGCSRLDRLADQTAQRRRNASRYDALLAEIDGLLAPKATPGAEPVYHLYTVRLDLSKFSCTRDEFCKALGAEGVPTATHYPRSLPEQPALAEFDRGDTPEAASLAARVFSLPMHHDLTDEHFRIVGEALRKVAKAYRA, encoded by the coding sequence ATGTCCACGGCGTTGGCGCCGGCCGACATCGAGGCGTGCCTGGCGGTGCTGAAGTCGGGCATGCTCCGGGCCTCCACGAAGTGCGCGGAACTCGAGGACCGCTGGGCCTCGATGACCGACGCGAAGTACGCCATGACCTGCGCCAACGGGACGTGCGCGCTGCAGCTCGCGTACGAGCCGCTCGTGCGCCCGGGCGATGAGGTCCTGGTTCCCGCCTGGTCGTACATCGCGACCGTCTCGATGGTCGTGGCGCGGGGCGGGGTTCCCGTCTTCGTCGACGCGGACCCCGACACCTTCCAGATCGACGTCAAGGACGCCGCCGCCAAGATCACCAAGCGCACCACCGCCATCGCCGCGACGCACCTCTACGGGTGCCCGGTCGACATCGACGGCGTGCAGGCCCTCGCCGAGAAGCACAACCTCATGGTCGTGTACGACGCGGCCCAGGCGCACCTCGCCACCTACAAGGGGCGCGGGCTGGGCGCCTTCGGCGACGTCGTCACGTACTCGATGTACGCCACCAAGAACCTCGCCACCGGCGAGGGCGGCATCGTCACCTGCAACGACGAGGGGCTCGCCCGCGAGATCCGCCTCCTGCGCTCGCACGGCGAGACCGAGAAGTACCTGCACGAGTCCGTCGGGTACAACTACCGCCTCAACGACATGGCCGGCGCCATCGGCTGCTCGCGCCTCGACCGCCTCGCCGACCAGACGGCCCAGCGCCGGCGCAACGCCTCGCGCTACGACGCGCTGCTCGCCGAGATCGACGGGCTGCTCGCCCCCAAGGCCACGCCCGGCGCCGAGCCCGTGTACCACCTGTACACCGTCCGGCTCGACCTCTCGAAGTTCTCGTGCACGCGCGACGAGTTCTGCAAGGCCCTGGGCGCCGAGGGCGTGCCCACCGCCACGCACTACCCCCGCAGCCTGCCCGAGCAGCCCGCCCTCGCCGAGTTCGACCGGGGCGACACGCCCGAGGCCGCCTCGCTCGCGGCCCGCGTCTTCTCGCTCCCCATGCACCACGACCTCACCGACGAGCACTTCCGCATCGTCGGCGAGGCGCTCCGCAAGGTCGCGAAGGCCTACCGCGCCTGA